The candidate division WOR-3 bacterium DNA window TTATTAACATTGACGATTAAAAATCAATTATCATTCTTTTTATGAAGATTTTGGTTATTAATTGGCGTTGTATTAAGAATCCATTAGCAGGTGGCGCAGAAATTTATTTCCAAGAAATCTTCAAGCGAATTGTTAAAGTAGGACATTCAGTCACTCAATTAGCAGTTAAATTTGAAGGCGCTCAAGAACAAGAAATTATCGATGGCATTAAGATAATCCGAATTGGCTCTAAAAATACTTTTAATTTTGCGGTCTATCATAGACTTGATGATATTCTCAGGCAAGATAATTATGACATTGTTATTGATGATTTAAATAAGATTCCTTTTTATAGTCCTTGGATAACTAAAAAACCAGTATTAGCATTAATGATGCATCTTTTCCGAAAGAGTATATTTTCTGAAGTATCAATACCTTTTGCCAGTTATGTCTATTTAATGGAAAGTTTAATTCCTTTATGTTATAAGCATAACAATTTTGCCACCCTTTCGGAGAGTTCAAAACAAGATTTAGTAAAAATGGGAATCAAAGCCGAAAAGATAGCAGTAATTCCGCCTGGTATTGATTTAAGTGTTTATCAGCCCGATTATGCTATTAAAGAAAAGAATCTAATCCTTCATACTGGTCGCCTTAAACGATATAAATCAGTTGACCATCTGCTTTATGCAACCCAGAAATTAAGTCAAAAAAGAAAAGATTTTAAGGTCGTAATTATTGGCGACGGTGATGATTTCGCAAGATTAAAAAATCTAACTAAGAAATTAGATATTGAAGACTATATTACTTTT harbors:
- a CDS encoding glycosyltransferase family 4 protein produces the protein MKILVINWRCIKNPLAGGAEIYFQEIFKRIVKVGHSVTQLAVKFEGAQEQEIIDGIKIIRIGSKNTFNFAVYHRLDDILRQDNYDIVIDDLNKIPFYSPWITKKPVLALMMHLFRKSIFSEVSIPFASYVYLMESLIPLCYKHNNFATLSESSKQDLVKMGIKAEKIAVIPPGIDLSVYQPDYAIKEKNLILHTGRLKRYKSVDHLLYATQKLSQKRKDFKVVIIGDGDDFARLKNLTKKLDIEDYITFTGYIPEKEKIKYYQKANVLVENSIKEGWGMIVIEANACGTPVVAARSPGLKDA